The Methanobacteriaceae archaeon genomic interval AAATGTCATTAATAGTATTATTGAAGATCTTCGTTGTGCAGCTGGAGACTCCATGGCCCATGAAACTTTAATCCATATTAAAGAGGAATTCAGTACCTATGACTGGATTATGGATGGTTTATTTGAAAAAACAGGTTTTTCAATTAACTCAAAAATAATAGAAGGAAATTTTTTAACATATATTTGTTCTAAAAAATGAATTATTAATAATTCAGAACTTTTCAAATAGTTTTTATGGGTGGAGAAAAATACTATTATTTTAACTATTTCACCCAAAAGTTTATTACTCTTTAAAATAAAAGTTAAATCTCTATTTTACTTCAGGATGCTAATTAATTTAACTCCTTTTTATTAAAATAATGCTTTTATTGCAGTTAAATATCAAACTACGCATTAATATATTCATTCATAATATAAAAATACCATATGATTAATAATATACTATTATGGAGAAAATAATGAGTTCTAATGAAAATCCCACCAGTGATATGGATCAACGAATCTCCACTATAACTGGAGACCCTAAAAAAGCCATACGTATGCTTTCAGTTCCTATGATTATTTCCATGCTCTTAATCATGGCTTATAATTTAGCAGACAGTATATGGGTAGCTGGTTTAGGGCCTAATGCTCTGGCAGCTCTGGGATTTGTCACCCCACTATTTATGATAGTCATGGGACTGGGTAATGGCCTGGGGGCAGGAGCAGCATCATTAATTTCCCGTTGTATAGGTGCAAAGAATAAAAAAGGTGCAGATAATGCTGCCACACACTCCATAATTCTCACCATAGTGATTTCAGTATTTTTAACTGCAGTTCTCTTAATATTTCTCCCCAGTATTCTTCTGGCCATGGGGGTAGGTGAAACCCTGGATCTGGCCATTCAGTACGGGCAGGTCATATTTGGAGGTTTAATATTCATCATATTTTCCAGTGTAGCATCTGGTATTTTAAGGGCAGAAGGAGATGCAAGAAGACCCATGTATGCCATGGCCGCCACTGCCATCTTAAATATAATTATAGACCCCATATTTATCTATTATTTTGGATGGGGAGTTAGTGGGGCTGCCTGGGCTACGGTTCTCTCCTCTGGCCTCTCCTGTATCTTTATGATCTACTGGTTACTTCTAAAAAGAGATACTTATGTTTCTTTTTCCAGGAAAGATTTCCAAGCAAGCTGGAAAGTAGTAAAAAATATTTTGGCCGTTGGTCTACCCGCCAGTGCCGAGTCATTTGTAATGTCAATTTTAGGCATAGTATTAAATTTAGTCCTGGTCATGACCGGCGGAGCCGAGGCAGTGGCCGTTTATACTGCCGGATGGAGAGTAGTGATGATGGCCATGATTCCACCCATAGGGATTGGAACTGCAGCCATAACTGTTTCTGGAGTAGCATACGGCTCTAGAAAATACGGAAATCTTACTAAAACCCTCCATTACTCAGCCAAATTAGGGGTGGGAATTGCTTTAGTCACAAGTGTCCTCACCTATATCTTTGCTCAAAATATTGCCAGCATATTTGCCTATTCCTCCCAGAGTGCTTTCATGGCCCCAGATATTGCTGCGTTCTTACAGGTGATGTGCCTGTTCTATATAACAGTTCCCCTGGGGATCACTGCCAGTTCAGTTTTCCAAGGTATGGGAAAAGGAATTACTTCACTGATACTTACCGTGCTACGAGAAGTAGTTTTCATTTCATTCTTTGCATATCTATTTGCTTTTGTATTAAATATGGGATCTCAAGGAGTATGGTGGGCAATAGTTGTGGGTGGAGGTTTGGGATGTATTGTGGCCTATCTATGGGCCAATTATTACATCAAAGGCCTTAAAAAGAATTATTAAAATTAGTGGATTTGGATTAGTAGTTTCAATAATATATGAAAATCAGGCCTAGATTAAACTCCCAAATAGCCCATATTGCAAAATTTTGAATTCTAACCACTTTCAGATAATATCGTTAAAAGCTAATCTGACAAGAGTTAATAATAATTTAATTATTTTATCCATTAATTATAATTAACAAACTAATCAAAATCTTTTTATAATATGAACCCAAACCTTAATAAGCTGTTCTATGCCGGGATAGTCTAGCTTGGTAAGGCGCAAGACTGGAAATCTTGTGGAGATTCTCTCCGCCTGGGTTCAAATCCCAGTCCCGGCGCTCAATTCTTTAAAAAACAGATCGGCCAATTTATTAATTCTGATTTTTAAATTTATTCTATTTCATCAACTATTTTATAAATTTTTTTAGAACTTTGATTGATACTCTATTTCTTTAAATGTAATCTAGAAATCAGTTCAATTTCCCTATTTAATTCTAGATCATCATCTTATCGGTTAAGGGGATATGATTAAATCATGTATTTATAGAAATAATAAATAAACAGCAAATATTATTTAAAGTTCAGAACAGGAAAAGACTTTTATTCTGGAAATAAGGCCTATTTTACATAAGTGTTTAATAAAAAGAAGTTTAATATTGAATTATCAATTTCTAAATTGCCGAGATAGTCTAGTCTGGTAAGGCGCAGGATTCGAAATCCTGTGAGCATTCGCTCTCCCTGGGTTCAAATCCCGGTCTCGGCGTCTAAATTTTTTTATATAATTTATTTTTTTGGAATGGATTAAAATATTAAAATCCATTTCACTAATTAAAAATAGTCATGGCCCTGCACCTCAGGATTTATTAGATTTCCGGGATAATTTATGACTCAGTGATAGAAAAGCTTTATAAGAGGCATAGCCACGTTCCCCATAAATTTTACTTTGTATTTAAATCCTCTTCCTTCAAGTTCCTCTGAAACATCCCCTAAAAGTTCAGGAATGTCTAGTTTTTGCGGACACATCTTCACACACTTTCCACAGTTAATACAAAGCCCTGCATGCGATTCATCTCCGCCAAATATGCCTCCAAAACGTTGTAAATACATAAAAGACGCTCCTCTTTTTTTAAACATGTATTTGTAATTATATATGCTGAAACATTCAGGTATATCCACTCCCACCGGGCATGGCATACAGTAACCACAAGAAGTACAGTCAATTTTCATGAGATTTCCATAAACTCCTTTAACTTCATCATAGAGTTTTAGATCATCTGCAGTTATTGAATCTGATAGTGTGTCTTTTGCAACCTTAATATTCTCTTTAAGTTGATCTAATTCCCCCATTCCAGAAACTACACATGTAACTTCTGGATGGTTTAAAACCCATCTCAAAGCCCATTCTGCTGCACTTCTCTTAATATCAGCTTTTTCCCATATTTTTTGCGCATCTTCAGGTACATCTCCCGCGAGAATACCTCCTTTTAATGGTTCCATAATGAATACTGCAATTCCCTTGGAGTATGCATATTTAACACCTTCAATTCCGGCCTGATTTTTTTCATCTAAATAATTGTACTGAATTAAGCACGCGTCCCAGTTGTAAGCATCTACAATTTCTTTAAAGACTTCGCTATTGTCATGGAAAGAAAATCCAATATTTTTTATTTTACCTTTTGCACGGGCATCTTCTAAAAATTCCAGAACTCCCAGATCTTTAAGTTTTTCGAAACTGTCTTTACCCAGCGCATGGATTAGATAATAATCAATATAGTCAGTCTGAAGCTTTTCAAGTTGTATTTCCAGATATTTTTCCATGTCTTCATATTTATTAATAAACCATGACGGCATTTTAGTGCAGAGCTTCACCTTTTCCCGGTATCCGTCTTTCAGGATTTCTCCTAAAAATGATTCACTTGCACCTCCGTGATAGAGAAATGCAGTGTCAATAAAATTTATTCCATTGTCTATCCCATGATAAATCAGTTCTTTTGCACTTTCTTTATCAATTCGACCTGTTTTAGTTGGAAGCCTCATAGCACCGAATCCAAGTGCTGAAATTTCATCATTGTTTCTTTCAATGTTCCTATATTGCATTGTATCAGCCTGTTAATTGTCTTTACTTATTTTCTTTGCTTTTCTTCCCATTATTCTTCCATTAATCGCCAGGTAAAATTTGAATACTGGAGGCACGACTTTTGTTAAAACACCTTCCATATCCCCCGATACATCATCTAAAAGATCCATAATAGGTAAATCCTGAGGGCAGTGTTTTTCACATTTTCCACATTTTATACACTTAGATGCATAAGCACCTTCATGGAAAACTCCTAGACCCAAAGCATATTGCAATTGGTTCATTCTTTTATTTCCAAAGATATATGTGCTGTCGTAGAATTCAAAACACCGAGCTATATCTACTCCTGCAGGGCAGGGCATACAATACTGACATCCGGTACATCCTATTTTCATCAGATCCCTATATTTATCTCTAACTTTTTCCACCAACTCTAATTCTTCTGATTTTAAAGAATTAGGTAATGCTTCATCTGCAATTCGAAGATTTTCTTTTATATGTTCTTCTTCATTCATCCCTGAAAGTACACATGTAACTTCTGGATGATTTAAAATCCATCGTAAGGCCCATTCTGCAGGTGTTCTTTTTATTTCCGCTTGATTCCAGATATCTTCCACTTCCGAGGGTATGTTTTTTGTCAAATTGCCTCCTCTAAATGGTTCCATAATTATTATTCCCAGTCCTTTCTCTGCTGCATATTCTAAACCTTCTTTTCCTGCTTGATTTTTTTCATCAAGATAATTATATTGAATCATGCAAAAATCCCATCATATGCATCCACAATTTCTTTAAAAAGTTCTTTATCTCCGTGGAATGAAAATCCTGCATTGATTATTTTCCCCTCAGATTTTAATCTATCCAGAAATTCCAGTGCCCCAAATTTCAGCATTTTTTCCCATCCAGGATGATTAAGGCCGTGTAACATGTAATAATCAATATAATTGATATTAAAATTCTCCAGCTGGACTTTAAAAATATTCTCCATGTCTTCTGCCTTATTTACATTCCACGGTGGAAGTTTCGTTGCAATTTTAACCTTTTCTCGGTATCCATCACCAAGTGCTCTACCAACCAATGGTTCATTCATGTATGCTATGGCCGTATCAATGTAGTTAACACCATGATCTATAGCATATCTGATCTGTTCTGTAGCCCTTTTTTCATCTGCCCTACCATTATTGGTTGGCAATCTCATTGCACCAAAACCTAAAACAGAAAGTTCATCACCATTTTTTTCTATTTCACGATATAACATTCCATTACCTCTTTTAACGTAGATTGACTTGTTAGTTGAATATTATAATAAAATATTTATTACCTCGAAATTCCATCCCAAAAAAGATCAAAAGCCTGTTCTTTAATGTTAGAACTTGCTTTTTCTGGATATTTTTCAATATGTCCTACTGTAGCCACGATACTGCCCCATAAAAAATCCACAATCAATTCATAAGAAACATTTTTAATTTCATGTTTTTTCAAACCTACAGCATATGCTTCTAAGGCCATTTCTAAGCGATTTTCAATCTCTTCTTTGGTTAAAGAAGTTATATATGGAGAACAGTGAAAACTAAGAATAAATTGAAACATTTCTGGTTTTTTTATTCCAAAATCAACCAGGGATATCCATAAATATTTTATATTTTCCTTAAATGACTTTTTACTGTTGTAATGGCCAGCAATTTCACCTACCATCGACTCTTTTGAATAAAGATATAATCTGTTGATTAACTCTTCTTTGGTTTTAAAATAGTGAAATAATGTTCCTGTGGCCACACCCGCAGATTTTGCAATTACTGCAGTTGATGTTCCATGAAATCCATTCTCTACAAATAGTTTTAATGATGCATTCAGAATTCGCAGCTCTTTTTCCTTCAAATTTTCACCTTATAATAGATAATTCATTCAAATTAATATAGACTGATTAGTCAGTTTAGTATTTATATTTATTTATTTATTTAAAAATTTTGAAAATAGAATTACTTACTTGAAATACTTTTCATGTACTCTTCCACAAAATAGTTCATGAACCTTATAGCAATATTATGAATAATTAATTAGAAAATTACAATCCATTATTAACTAAAATAGGGAATCCTACAATGAAAATAGAGAAAAAAACAGTTCCAGAGCATCAAGTAGCATTTATTTATCAAATTGGTAGTTATGATAAAATTCCAGGCTGTTTAGGGGCTGTAATTGAATGGCTAGTAAAAAATGGCCTGGAACCAAAGTATCCAGTCTATGGACTATATTATAATTCTCCCTTAGAAGTGACTCCTGATGAATTAGAATGGGAAGTAGGGGCTGGGTTTGAAGGAAAAATAGAGGAAGAAAGTCTAAAAGATTTAGATAATGAAGAAGTTCACTTACAGACAATTTCCGAACATCAAGTAGTTTCCACAGTATTTAAAGGACCATATGGTGAAGCATCATCAGTTTATGTGGATTTATACGAATACACGATCCAGAATAATCTAAAAATAGTGGGCCCCGTCAAAGAAATATATTTAAACAGCCCAGAAATGGCCTCGGCAGAAGAATTGCTAACCGAAGTCCAATTTCCAGTAATTTAAGAAATAAACTGATTTAAAAATTTGATTTGTTAAGATAAGAATAATAAAATAAATAATAGATATACTTGATTAATGAGCATTTACAAATTTATAAATAATTATTATGTGGAGGTTTTTGAATGGAGATAACAGAGAAAAAATTTGAAGAAACCACAGTAGTTTATATAGAATGTAAAGGCAGTTATCTAAAAATTCCCGATTACATGCAGGAGTTAGGAATGTGGGTAATGGATAAAGGCCTGGAAATGACTGGCCTAGTATATGGAACTTATTATAACAGTCCAGAAGAAGTTCCTGAAGAAGAATTAATATATGAAATAGGTTTTTCAGTTGCCGGAAATATACCTGAAGATGAAAAAATAAAATCTAAGACAATAGCCGAACATATGGTAGTTGCAGCTATACATAAAGGCCCCTATACCCATGTTGGCCCGGTTATTCACGCAGTAGCAGAATATGCAATTTCCAATGGTTACAATATTGTAGGGCCTATTACTGAGATTTACTTCAATGATCCCAATGAGGTCGATGAAAACGAACTCTTAACTGAGGTTCAGTTTCCGGTAATGAAAAAATAGAATCATGAAATTTCATTAAATAATTTTTTAATTAAACATCTAATTTTGCTTTTTTCTTATTTTTGACTACTAAAAATTACTTTTAATAAAATCAGAGTATATATTCTAAAAATCATATTTTTTATAAATAAGAAAGAACTATAACTAATTATTCAACACAACCATAATTTAAGTTTATAATTTAAAACATTAAAATTAATGAATATATTTTATCAAAGCTAATTGGAGTGTATTTAAATGATGAAAGTTAATGATGTAAAAATGTATTATGATCAGGCCATGGCATTTTTAGGACAAGAAGAAATAGAAAAATCGTTGGTATTTTTTGATAAAGCACTTGAAGTGGATGAACAGTATTCTCCAGCCTGGAATAATAAGGGTATAGCTCTTTTAAGTCTTAAAAAGTATCCTGAAGCTTTAGATTGCTTTGAACATGTTATGGCCCTTAATCCTATGGATAGCATGGTAATATATAACAAAGGCTACGTTCTTTTAATGTTAGAAAGATACCAAGAGTCAGTAGATACGCTTGAGCTTTTTTTGAAAAGATATTCACAAAAAGACGATTTCTACAAATTTGGACTCTATCTACAAGCCAAAGGATTTTACAATCTTAAAAACTACGAATATGCGGAATTATTGCTTCAAAAGGCAGTTAAAAAAGATAAAAACTTTAAAGAAGCGCAGGAACTCCGAGGTATTGTTTTAAAAGAAAAGAATTCAGCAGATTAATATCGTATATATATTAATTAATTTTATTTTTATCACATTATATGTCCAGATTCTTATTTTTATAGATTATATTATCATAATTATGAATTTAAAAAGATTAAAATCCCTGAAATCTATAAAAAATCAATTTTTTCTCGTTTTATATAGGCCATTCCCTGGAAAATAGCCACCAAATCATCTTTTTCATCAGTTATCCTAACCGTATAAGATGATAATTTAGGATTTCTGGAAACTTCTTGGGCCTCTGCCAGTAGGATTTTTCCTCTTCCAGCATTCATATAGGATATAGTAGCATTTATACCCACGGAAATATTCTCATGTGAATTGGCCGCAGCAGCAAAGGCCATATCAGCCAAGGTGAAAATAGCACCTCCATGGACAATTCCCACACCATTTAAATGATTTTCTGTGATGTCCATTTTGACTTTAGCCCATCCTTTTTTTATTTCCAGGATTTCTATGCCATTAAACTTGGCAAATTTATCTTTTTGAAAATATTTTTTTATTTGCTCCATTATTAATTCCTCAATAGTTTAAATATAAGATAAAAATTTATTTAAAAAAATTTAATAATTCGATAATTGCAAGTATTTTATAATGTAATTTAATATATAACTCCTAAACAATATTAATTATTAAGATTCTAAGAATAATCTATACTGAATACTAATCCAAATATAACTTTATTTTAATTATAGCTTAAATTAATTAAATAAATAAGTAAATATATGAGTTGATAATATGAAAAAGCACGACAACACCACTCCCTACCAATCCGACCTTTATGATGCTCATGTGATAAATACACTACCATATTATGATTCATATCATCAGGAAACCATTAATTTAATTAAATCACTGCCTTCACCTCCAGAAATATGGATGGATACCGGTTGCGGTACTGGTTCTCTAATTGGAAAAGCCTTAAGTGAATTCCCAGATACTCAATTTTTGCTTCTGGATCCTTCCGAAGGAATGCTGGAGAATGCCAGATCAAAATTATCTGCTCAAAAAGATCGTGTTAAATTTCTTAATCCATCAACAACTCAAGAATTCCAAGAAAAATTAGAAAATAAACCCGATGTGATCACGGCCATTCAATGTCACCATTATTTATCATACGAAGATAGGATAAATGCCATTGAAGTTTGTTATGATACTTTAAAAGAAAATGGAACATTTATAACCTTTGAAAATATTCGGCCACTCACTAAAAAAGGAATAGGGATCGGAAAAAGTTACTGGAAGAACTTCCAATTGGAACATGGAAAAGATGAAGAAGAAATAGATCAGCATTTGGCTAGATTTGATGTTGAATATTTTCCCATAACTATTGAAGACCATCTGGCCGTTTTAAGAGATTCTGGATTTTCCACCGTGGAAGTTTTATGGTATTCCTACCTGCAGGCCGGTTTTTATTGTATAAAATAAAATTAGATCTTTAAAGTCGTTTTAATAAATAAAATTTTTATTTATTTAAATATCTATTAATTGAAATTTGAATTAATAGTTTAAAATTTGATTTGCAATTAAGAAAGAAGGGACATTCATGGAAAGTGAAAGATATAAAATAGGCTGGAAAAAGCTTAAAGAAGTTGATGGTAGTGCAGGAGAGGCAGTAGTAGAAAGTTTGAATGAAATCGCACCAGATTTAGGCCAATACATTATTGAGTACGAGTTTGGCGATGTTTACTCCCGTACAGGGACCTCCCTAAAGCAAAAAGAGGTTGCAGTGGTTGCCGCACTAACTGCAATGGGAAATGCAGCTCCCCAATTAAAAGTTCATATAAATGGGGCCATTAATGTGGGTTGTTCTATTGAAGAACTGGTAGAAATAATGATTCAGATGTCAGTTTACTGTGGATTTCCAGCAGCTATAAATGGAATAACCGTATTAAAAGAAGTGATTTATGAAAGAGGTATTAAATTTAATCCTGTTTCTCAAAATTCAGATGAAAATAGATTTAAAACCGGAACAAAATGGTTAGAAAAATTGGAAGAAGGTCATATTCAGGAATTGAAGGAAAAATTAGATTCAATAGCACCAGATATGGTAAATTATATTATTGGACATGCTTATGGTTCCGTGTACAACAGAAAAAATCTTGAAGCAAGCTTTCGCCAAATTGCAACCATATCTGCACTTACCGTTAAGGGAACGGCCCAGAGCCAATTAGCATTTCATGTAAAAGCAGGATTAAGTATTGGGCTGACAAAAGAAGAAATAATAGAAACTATGATTCTGATGAGCGTTTACGCAGGATTTCCAGCAGCCATAAATGGATTAAATGTAGCCAAAAATGTTTTTAAAGAATTATAATCATTTTATTTATATATTAATTCTATTATTTTAGTTATTTAAATAAAATCAAGAAAAATCTTGTAAAATTTGGGCTTGATTTTGGCAAATTTATTTAAACTACAAAATGTAATAAAAATAATTAGTTGAATTTATAGTGTTGAAGTTAGTATAATTCCAACCAAGAATAATAAAGTAAAATGTTTGTATATTAATATAATTAATATATTAAACTGGGAAAACTGCACATAAATACTAATTTAAAGATAAATCATGATTTAAAATAGTTATTAATAATATTAGGTGATTATATGGAAAGATTAGGTTCATTTAAAGAATATTTACCCATTAAAACAAAAAAGGCAGGAGATAAAAATGTGGGCTTGCTGGTTGATGGGCCAAACATGCTCAGAAAAGAATTTTGTCTTAATTTAGACTTTATAAAAGAACTTTTAGAAGAAAATGGTAGTTTAAAAGTAGCTAAAGTTCTTTTAAATCAATATGCGTCTGATAAATTAATTGAAGCCATAGTTAACCAGGGTTTTTCTCCCATGATGGTGGCGGGAGACGTGGATGTTCAAATGGCAGTAGAGGCCTATGAATTGATTTACAACCCCAATATTGACATACTGGCACTTATGACCCGTAATGCCGAGTTTATGCCACTTATTAATATTGCTAAAGAGAATGGTAAAGAAACAATAGTAATCGGGGCCGAACCTGGTTTTAGTATTGCTTTAAAAAACGCTGCAGACAGTACAATTGTTTTAAATGGTGAAAACAGCTGCAAAGATTAATTTAATTATTTTATTATTTTAAATATAATTTTTGATTAATATTATTAATTTTTTATTTAATTTCTCTTCAATTTCATATTAATTAGATACTATTTTTTTATATTCATTTAATTTATCCTCTTTTTACTCAATTATAAATAAAATTTAAAACAAATTTATTATAATGACTAATAAAAAGGATTTGAAAAAAGAAAGTGAGAAAGGTATAAAACATGCTCATCATTCTGGGAGTCCTCGTCCTTGATTAAAGTGATTATAATTGGTATTTTAGTTCGTACTGGGCCCATTTATAGATAAAACAATTATCTTAAGGTTTAAGTCGATTAAATCCATATTATCAGTTATTAATTTATTAGTCAGTTAAGGGGTGAAAAAATGTATAAGAATATACTATTAACCACAGATGGTTCCAAATATTCAAAAAAAGCAGGTGAACATGCGATAGAGCTTGCAAAATTAATTGGTTCAAATATAACTGTTTTGAGTGTAATTGAAACCTCTTACATTCAAACGTTGCCTGAAGGCGACTTGATTGAAAGAATGGAAGATGTAATGAAAAAAGAAGGACAAAATGCCTTGGACAGTTTTACTCAGCAATTAGAAATGCACAAATGCAATGGTTCGTGTGAAAATATAACATTAAAAACCGAACTTAAGGTAGGTAGTCCCTCAGAAACTATTTTAGAAACCATCAAAGAAGAAGATATAGGTCTAGTAATTATGGGAAATTCTGGAAAACATGGTTTAGACCGTTTCTTACTGGGAAGTGTGGCTGAAAAAGTTTTAAGGTCTGCAACATGCCCCGTATTAGTTGTACGTTAATTGTGCCTTATTTTTAATTAAACTTACTTTTTCTAACACTAAGATAACTATTAATCCCATTAAGTCATTTAAATCCCCAAATAAGGCCAATATCTACTAAATATGAAAAATATCAGTTAATCGACCACAAGATTTATATATTTCTGAGTTCATACTGTGTGAATTAGATAGATGCCTAAAAGAAAATTAGGCATTTATTCTTCAAAATAAGAAAAATGAACAGTTTTAGTAGATTATAATGAATTTCTAATCAGTTCGATGAAAAATCACTTTAAAATTAAAAACTGATCAATGTGATGCCTATGAATAAATGGGGATAAAACATGCAACAAATAAATCGAATTAGTAAAAAAGAAATAAGTACTATTATGCATCATACTGGCGATGTATGTCTTCTTTTAGGGATCGCCATTCTAATACCAATTATAATTTCATTAATTTATCATGAACCTCAATATATAGTTCCTTTTTTATCTGCATCTATAGTTACCATGTTATTTGGTGCCATAAGCAGAAAATTGTTTAAAAAAGAAGGAAGCATGACCCTTAAAGTGGCCATGGTTTTTTCAACTTTAATATGGCTGATTGTATGCGCTCTGAGTGCACTGCCCTACTATTTTTCTGGAGAATTATCATATCTTAATGCTTATTTTGAGGCCATGTCAGGTTTTACCACCACTGGTTTCAGTATGTACCCTAATTTAGATGTAGTTTCTTATACCATACACTTCTGGCGCGCATTTACCCAATGGCTCGGCGGTTTAGGAATAATATTTCTGGTTTTAGCTCTTTTAAGATCCACTGGGGCCGATGTTATGCGTTTGTATATTGCAGAAGGTCGTGAAGAAAGATTACTTCCTAGTGTAAAACATACTACTCGTGTTATTGTTTATATTTATGCCGGATTCACCGTTCTGGGAATAATTCTCTTTATTTTAGCCGGAATGCCTATTTTTGATTCTATTTTCCAAACATTTGTTACACTATCCACTGGTGGATTTGGAATGCACAACACCAGTATTCTATTTTACAATAATGTTTGGATTGAAATTGTGGCCATGATTATTATGATGATTGGAGCCACCAACTTTGCCCTGCACTTTACGGTGATAAAAGGTAACTGGAGGGAGTATTTTAAGGATATAGAAACCAAGGTGGCCTACAGTCTGATAATCATAGCCACCATCCTGGTTACATTTATGTTGCTTAAAAACCATATTTACGGTTCTGGCCTATTGGAAAACCTTCGATTTGCCCTTTTCCAAGTAGTATCTGCGGTAACCACCACTGGGCTGCAAACTGCATTCTATCCAGATATTCTTAAACAATGGATTGGTTTAGGCATATTTTTAATCACCTTACTAATGATTATTGGTGCCGGATCTGGTTCTACAGGTGGAGGTATTAAATGGCTGAGATTTGGAATACTAATTAAAAGTATGGTCTGGCAGGTTAAGTCAT includes:
- a CDS encoding carboxymuconolactone decarboxylase family protein — its product is MESERYKIGWKKLKEVDGSAGEAVVESLNEIAPDLGQYIIEYEFGDVYSRTGTSLKQKEVAVVAALTAMGNAAPQLKVHINGAINVGCSIEELVEIMIQMSVYCGFPAAINGITVLKEVIYERGIKFNPVSQNSDENRFKTGTKWLEKLEEGHIQELKEKLDSIAPDMVNYIIGHAYGSVYNRKNLEASFRQIATISALTVKGTAQSQLAFHVKAGLSIGLTKEEIIETMILMSVYAGFPAAINGLNVAKNVFKEL
- a CDS encoding TIGR00288 family NYN domain-containing protein, coding for MERLGSFKEYLPIKTKKAGDKNVGLLVDGPNMLRKEFCLNLDFIKELLEENGSLKVAKVLLNQYASDKLIEAIVNQGFSPMMVAGDVDVQMAVEAYELIYNPNIDILALMTRNAEFMPLINIAKENGKETIVIGAEPGFSIALKNAADSTIVLNGENSCKD
- a CDS encoding universal stress protein — encoded protein: MYKNILLTTDGSKYSKKAGEHAIELAKLIGSNITVLSVIETSYIQTLPEGDLIERMEDVMKKEGQNALDSFTQQLEMHKCNGSCENITLKTELKVGSPSETILETIKEEDIGLVIMGNSGKHGLDRFLLGSVAEKVLRSATCPVLVVR
- a CDS encoding TrkH family potassium uptake protein codes for the protein MQQINRISKKEISTIMHHTGDVCLLLGIAILIPIIISLIYHEPQYIVPFLSASIVTMLFGAISRKLFKKEGSMTLKVAMVFSTLIWLIVCALSALPYYFSGELSYLNAYFEAMSGFTTTGFSMYPNLDVVSYTIHFWRAFTQWLGGLGIIFLVLALLRSTGADVMRLYIAEGREERLLPSVKHTTRVIVYIYAGFTVLGIILFILAGMPIFDSIFQTFVTLSTGGFGMHNTSILFYNNVWIEIVAMIIMMIGATNFALHFTVIKGNWREYFKDIETKVAYSLIIIATILVTFMLLKNHIYGSGLLENLRFALFQVVSAVTTTGLQTAFYPDILKQWIGLGIFLITLLMIIGAGSGSTGGGIKWLRFGILIKSMVWQVKSFILPGKAIIPKKIHHVSELKVTDDVLRFVGAFVFTYFVVYIASVILVLLYYNNISQVIFEVASALSNVGLSSGLLTASSPPLVKIVFIIDFWMGRLEIWPVLLLAFITIKNISRR